One stretch of Zhihengliuella flava DNA includes these proteins:
- the dctP gene encoding TRAP transporter substrate-binding protein DctP, translated as MKTPRIALATAALLPIGLLTACGSGNDDGTHELTLAHSYTQDQPAHTCGAMTIKEEVERADVGLTVEIYDSSQLGGDADRIASVLSGDIDIDLQGASALATVYEPIGVVDAAYAFEDGAHVSEFFRSTSSDALKAGFKERSGINVLGAWSVGPRHFTANTPIRTPEDLEGLRIRFPGSLQFLMNAKALGANATEVAYEEVYLSMQQGLVDGGENTLSNIAATNMDEVQDYVSLSEHQENSNLLVMGDVFDELSSEQRDTLLEAVRTAEDAMIECVATTDAELVEEFDAQEGFEVVDDVDIDAFRERSDEWFRQNLTGDSLTAYESIKDSRP; from the coding sequence ATGAAAACTCCACGCATAGCCCTCGCCACCGCGGCGCTGCTCCCGATCGGGTTGTTGACCGCGTGTGGGAGTGGGAACGACGACGGCACGCACGAGCTGACCTTGGCTCATTCCTACACCCAGGACCAACCGGCACACACCTGCGGCGCCATGACCATCAAGGAGGAGGTGGAACGGGCCGACGTCGGGCTAACCGTGGAGATCTACGACTCCAGCCAGCTCGGCGGCGACGCGGACCGCATCGCCTCCGTCCTCTCCGGTGACATCGACATCGACCTGCAGGGCGCCTCCGCGCTGGCGACGGTCTACGAGCCCATCGGCGTCGTCGATGCCGCGTACGCGTTTGAGGACGGGGCCCACGTCTCCGAGTTCTTCCGCTCCACGTCCTCGGACGCCCTCAAGGCGGGCTTCAAGGAGCGCTCCGGCATCAACGTCCTCGGCGCCTGGTCCGTGGGGCCCCGGCACTTCACCGCCAATACGCCCATCCGCACGCCGGAGGACCTGGAGGGGTTGCGCATCCGCTTCCCCGGCTCGCTGCAGTTCCTCATGAACGCCAAGGCACTCGGTGCGAATGCCACCGAGGTGGCGTATGAGGAGGTGTACCTGAGCATGCAGCAGGGGCTCGTGGACGGCGGGGAGAACACGCTCTCCAACATCGCGGCCACCAACATGGATGAGGTGCAGGACTACGTGAGCCTGTCCGAGCACCAGGAAAACTCCAACCTGCTGGTCATGGGCGACGTCTTCGACGAGCTCAGCTCCGAGCAGCGGGATACCCTCCTCGAGGCCGTGCGCACCGCGGAGGACGCCATGATCGAGTGTGTGGCCACCACGGACGCCGAATTGGTGGAGGAGTTCGACGCGCAGGAAGGGTTCGAGGTGGTCGACGACGTCGACATCGACGCCTTCCGCGAACGCTCGGACGAGTGGTTCCGGCAGAACCTGACGGGTGACTCCCTCACGGCGTACGAATCGATTAAGGACTCCCGCCCATGA
- a CDS encoding shikimate dehydrogenase — MTAAPTAARGSLKVALIGDGIGPSLTPPMHEAEGRALGLDYTYERVDLAGQDDVDLAQVLAHLEARGFAAANVTHPYKQAVLAHVDELSDEVQRIGSANLVLLGPTRRAHNTDCTGFGSGLATFLQGRAAGRVLQVGAGGAGLATAYAMLGMGFDEIVVHDRDAASARRLVERFADVGGPTRLSAADGELADLVARADGVVHVTPMGMAEHPGTAFAPEGMAPGAWLAEVVYRPLETELVRRARGAGLRVLDGGLMAVGQAADSMAHITHLAPDRDRMLAHFQQLITTD, encoded by the coding sequence ATGACCGCAGCACCCACCGCCGCGCGAGGGAGCCTCAAGGTCGCCCTCATCGGGGACGGGATTGGCCCGTCATTGACGCCACCGATGCACGAGGCCGAGGGCCGCGCGCTCGGCCTCGACTACACCTACGAGCGGGTCGACCTCGCCGGGCAGGACGACGTCGACCTGGCCCAAGTGCTCGCCCATCTGGAGGCGCGCGGGTTCGCCGCCGCCAACGTCACCCACCCCTACAAGCAAGCCGTCCTGGCGCACGTCGACGAGCTCAGCGACGAGGTTCAGCGGATTGGCTCCGCGAATCTGGTCCTGCTGGGCCCCACCCGGCGGGCGCACAACACCGACTGCACCGGATTCGGCTCCGGCCTCGCCACCTTCCTGCAGGGCCGGGCCGCGGGCCGGGTCCTGCAGGTCGGGGCCGGCGGGGCCGGCCTCGCCACCGCCTACGCCATGCTCGGCATGGGGTTCGACGAGATCGTGGTGCACGATCGCGACGCCGCCTCGGCGCGCCGGCTCGTCGAGCGCTTCGCCGACGTCGGCGGGCCCACGCGCCTGAGCGCCGCGGACGGTGAGTTGGCGGACCTCGTGGCCCGGGCCGACGGCGTCGTCCACGTCACGCCGATGGGTATGGCCGAGCACCCCGGGACCGCCTTCGCTCCCGAGGGCATGGCCCCCGGGGCGTGGCTGGCCGAGGTGGTGTATCGGCCCCTCGAAACGGAACTGGTGCGGCGGGCGCGCGGCGCCGGGCTGCGCGTGCTCGACGGCGGGTTGATGGCCGTCGGCCAGGCCGCGGACAGCATGGCCCACATCACCCACCTCGCGCCGGATCGGGACCGCATGCTCGCCCACTTCCAGCAGCTCATCACCACCGACTAA
- a CDS encoding sugar phosphate isomerase/epimerase and 4-hydroxyphenylpyruvate domain-containing protein, producing MRTSIATVCLSGSLEEKMSACARAGFQGIEVFEPDLVSSDLTPEEIRARAERLGISLDLYQPFRDFEGVTDELLQANLRRAKARFEVMARLGIDTILVCSNVATATIDSDEVSADQLRQLGDLAAQYNIRVAFEALAWGRYISDYRRAWRIVQLADHPQVGTCLDSFHILSRGHDPAGIEEIDGEKIFFLQLADAPEMSMDVLSWSRHHRLFPGEGEFDLPKFFAHVLRTGYTGPVSLEVFNDTFRQTASGTTAVQAHRSLFTLADETVRRFPDTARTSTIARQQTPTGLDFIEIQAEDTRDVEIALEQLGFDFRGQHRTKRVRLFSAGSARIVLNEQYARGVEPAISGLGLLYEDVETAEQRIEDLSVPRVPRPMLAGEQRLPAFATPHGPQLFLAAAPEAGTEPGWVEEFEHGFEPATAPHIHTFDHVNLVSSWETHDETVHFYGGVLGLDKGAATEVASPHGLVRSRVVRNHSGTVRLPFNVLPPVHQRKTEHIALTSDNVLVVAHQARQRGMEFLPVPANYYDDLRARFDLDEEYVDLLQSHQVLYDRDSHGEFMHFYTRRIGGVFFEVVQRFSEYDGYGADNAPVRLAAQSRLDDAGR from the coding sequence ATGCGCACCTCCATCGCCACCGTCTGCCTCAGCGGCAGCCTCGAAGAGAAAATGAGCGCCTGCGCGCGCGCCGGATTCCAAGGCATCGAGGTGTTCGAGCCGGATCTGGTCTCCTCAGACCTCACCCCGGAGGAGATCCGGGCCCGCGCCGAGCGCCTCGGGATCAGCCTGGACCTGTACCAGCCGTTCCGGGACTTCGAGGGCGTGACCGACGAGCTGCTGCAGGCCAACCTGCGCCGGGCCAAGGCCCGCTTCGAGGTCATGGCGCGGCTGGGGATCGACACGATTCTGGTGTGCTCCAACGTCGCCACCGCCACGATCGACTCGGACGAGGTCTCCGCGGACCAGCTGCGGCAACTCGGCGACCTCGCGGCGCAGTACAACATCCGGGTGGCCTTCGAGGCCCTCGCCTGGGGCCGGTACATCAGCGATTACCGGCGGGCCTGGCGGATCGTCCAGCTGGCCGATCACCCGCAGGTCGGCACGTGTCTGGATAGCTTTCACATCCTCTCCCGCGGTCACGACCCGGCCGGGATCGAGGAGATCGACGGGGAGAAGATCTTCTTCCTCCAGCTGGCCGACGCGCCGGAGATGTCCATGGACGTCCTGTCCTGGTCCCGGCACCACCGCCTGTTCCCGGGCGAGGGCGAGTTCGACCTGCCGAAGTTCTTCGCCCACGTGCTGCGCACCGGCTACACGGGACCCGTGTCCCTCGAGGTCTTCAATGACACCTTTCGGCAGACGGCGTCCGGGACGACGGCGGTGCAAGCGCACCGCTCGCTGTTCACGTTGGCCGATGAGACGGTCCGCCGGTTCCCGGACACGGCGCGGACCTCCACGATCGCCCGGCAGCAGACGCCGACGGGGCTGGACTTCATCGAGATTCAGGCGGAAGACACCCGGGACGTGGAGATCGCGCTCGAGCAGTTGGGCTTCGATTTCCGGGGTCAGCACCGGACCAAGCGCGTGCGGCTCTTCAGTGCCGGGTCCGCCCGGATCGTTCTGAACGAGCAGTACGCCCGCGGCGTCGAACCGGCGATCTCCGGGCTCGGCCTGCTCTATGAGGACGTGGAGACCGCCGAACAGCGGATCGAGGACCTGAGCGTCCCCCGGGTGCCGCGCCCCATGCTGGCCGGCGAGCAGCGGCTCCCGGCCTTCGCGACCCCGCACGGGCCCCAGCTCTTCCTCGCGGCCGCACCGGAGGCGGGCACCGAACCCGGCTGGGTCGAAGAATTCGAGCACGGTTTCGAGCCGGCGACCGCGCCGCACATTCACACGTTTGACCACGTGAATCTGGTGAGCTCGTGGGAAACGCACGACGAAACGGTTCACTTCTACGGCGGGGTCCTGGGGCTGGACAAGGGCGCCGCCACGGAAGTCGCGAGCCCCCATGGCCTGGTGCGCAGCCGCGTGGTGCGCAATCACTCCGGCACGGTCCGCCTGCCCTTCAACGTGTTGCCCCCGGTGCACCAGCGGAAAACCGAACACATCGCCCTGACTTCGGACAACGTGCTCGTGGTGGCCCATCAGGCGCGCCAGCGCGGCATGGAGTTTCTGCCGGTTCCCGCGAACTACTACGACGATCTGCGGGCGCGGTTCGATCTGGATGAGGAGTACGTGGACCTGCTCCAGAGCCACCAGGTCCTCTACGACCGGGACAGCCACGGCGAGTTCATGCACTTCTACACGCGGCGGATTGGCGGGGTGTTCTTCGAGGTCGTTCAGCGCTTCAGCGAGTACGACGGGTATGGGGCGGACAACGCGCCCGTGCGCCTCGCCGCCCAGTCGCGGCTCGACGACGCCGGCCGGTAG
- a CDS encoding dihydrolipoamide acetyltransferase family protein translates to MSTFNLPDVGEGLTEAEIVSWKVAAGDTVTVNQVFVEIETAKSLVELPCPFAGTVTELHAAEGETLEVGKPLITIDESGSSSGGAPAEAPAEAEEQPARPLPRDPAAESVLGEVVESPAETEDDDAAAPARAASPAGSSAEAETHGEAPGPLVGSGPKADPARRRRRVNRPTPSASVREGLKGARARLATASGPASAVVQSRMAASGAAVSGLLERVLAKPPVRKFAKELGIDLAKVTPTGGHGEITREDLLSYQAQREAEQAAAPTFWQETGRPERIERQPVKGVRKATAKAMVDSAFSAPHVSIFVDVDATRTMEFVQRLKASEEFAGVKVSPLLILAKAVIWAAARNPNVNASWVQTATGAEIQVKHYMNLGIAAATPRGLLVPNIKDAQDLSLKELAVALNGLATTARAGKTSPADMKDGTLTVTNIGALGIDTGTPIINPGEVAIVAFGTIKQKPWVVSGEVIPRWITTLGGSFDHRVVDGDLSARFMADVAAIMEEPALLLE, encoded by the coding sequence ATGAGTACCTTCAATCTTCCGGACGTGGGCGAGGGCCTGACGGAGGCGGAGATCGTCTCCTGGAAGGTCGCCGCCGGCGACACCGTGACCGTGAATCAGGTCTTCGTGGAGATCGAGACCGCCAAGAGCCTCGTCGAGCTGCCCTGCCCGTTCGCGGGAACGGTCACCGAGCTCCACGCCGCCGAGGGCGAGACGCTGGAGGTGGGCAAGCCGCTCATCACCATCGACGAGTCCGGCAGCTCGTCCGGTGGCGCCCCGGCGGAGGCCCCGGCCGAGGCCGAGGAACAGCCCGCCCGCCCCCTGCCGCGGGATCCGGCCGCCGAGTCGGTGCTGGGCGAGGTGGTCGAGTCTCCCGCGGAGACCGAGGACGACGACGCCGCGGCGCCGGCGCGCGCGGCCTCACCCGCGGGGTCCTCGGCTGAGGCTGAGACGCACGGCGAGGCCCCCGGGCCGCTGGTGGGCTCCGGCCCGAAGGCCGACCCGGCGCGCCGGCGTCGCCGGGTGAACCGCCCGACGCCGTCGGCCTCGGTGCGTGAGGGGCTCAAGGGCGCTCGCGCCCGCCTGGCGACGGCCTCGGGGCCGGCATCCGCCGTCGTGCAGTCCCGCATGGCCGCCTCCGGAGCGGCCGTCAGCGGCTTGCTGGAGCGGGTCCTCGCCAAGCCCCCGGTGCGCAAGTTTGCCAAGGAGCTGGGCATTGATCTGGCCAAGGTGACGCCGACGGGCGGGCACGGCGAGATCACGCGCGAGGACCTGCTGTCCTACCAGGCGCAGCGCGAGGCCGAGCAGGCGGCGGCGCCCACCTTCTGGCAGGAGACGGGCCGGCCGGAGCGGATCGAGCGTCAGCCGGTGAAGGGAGTGCGCAAGGCGACCGCCAAGGCCATGGTGGACTCGGCCTTCAGCGCCCCGCACGTGTCCATCTTTGTGGACGTGGACGCCACCCGCACCATGGAGTTCGTGCAGCGGCTCAAGGCGTCGGAGGAGTTTGCCGGCGTGAAGGTCTCCCCGCTGTTGATCCTGGCGAAGGCAGTGATCTGGGCGGCCGCGCGCAACCCGAACGTCAACGCCTCCTGGGTACAAACGGCCACCGGCGCGGAGATTCAGGTCAAGCACTACATGAACCTCGGGATCGCGGCGGCCACCCCGCGCGGGCTGTTGGTGCCGAACATCAAGGACGCGCAGGACCTCAGCCTGAAGGAGCTCGCGGTGGCGCTCAACGGGCTGGCCACCACCGCGCGGGCCGGCAAGACGTCCCCCGCTGACATGAAGGACGGCACGCTCACGGTGACCAACATCGGTGCGCTCGGGATCGATACGGGCACGCCGATCATCAACCCGGGCGAGGTCGCGATCGTGGCGTTCGGCACGATCAAGCAGAAGCCGTGGGTGGTCTCCGGCGAGGTGATTCCGCGGTGGATCACCACGCTGGGCGGCTCGTTCGATCACCGCGTGGTGGACGGGGACCTCTCGGCCCGGTTCATGGCGGACGTCGCGGCCATCATGGAGGAGCCCGCGCTGCTGCTCGAGTAG
- a CDS encoding alpha-ketoacid dehydrogenase subunit beta produces the protein MTTMTIAKAINAGLRRSLEENPKSLLIGEDIGRLGGVYRITDGLQADFGADRVIDSPLAESGIIGTCIGMALRGYRPVAEIQFDGFVFPGYNQITTQLAKMRARSEGRLTVPVVIRIPYGGGIGSVEHHSESPEALFAHTAGLRIITPSNAQDAYWMTQQAIECDDPVIVFEPKRRYWLKGEVDTERPAGDPFQAQVVREGHQATIVAFGPMVPVALAAADAAEEDGYSIEVVDLRSISPIDFDTVVASVEKTGRLIVTHEAPTFGGIGGEIASRVSERAFLSLEAPVLRVGGFHMPYPVAKVEEDYLPDIDKLLEALDRLFTY, from the coding sequence ATGACCACGATGACCATCGCCAAGGCCATCAACGCCGGGCTGCGCCGCAGCCTCGAGGAGAACCCGAAGTCCCTGCTCATCGGCGAGGACATCGGCCGGCTGGGCGGCGTCTACCGCATCACCGACGGCCTGCAGGCCGACTTCGGCGCCGACCGCGTGATCGACTCCCCGCTCGCGGAATCCGGCATCATCGGCACCTGCATCGGGATGGCGCTGCGCGGCTACCGGCCCGTGGCCGAGATCCAGTTCGACGGCTTCGTCTTCCCCGGCTATAACCAGATCACCACGCAGCTGGCCAAGATGCGCGCCCGGTCCGAGGGCCGCCTGACGGTCCCCGTGGTCATCCGCATTCCCTACGGCGGCGGCATCGGGTCCGTGGAGCACCACTCCGAGTCCCCGGAGGCGCTCTTTGCGCACACGGCCGGCCTGCGCATCATCACCCCGTCCAATGCCCAGGACGCCTACTGGATGACCCAGCAGGCCATTGAGTGCGACGACCCGGTGATCGTCTTCGAGCCCAAGCGCCGCTACTGGCTCAAGGGCGAGGTGGACACGGAGCGCCCGGCGGGGGACCCGTTCCAGGCGCAGGTGGTCCGCGAGGGCCACCAAGCCACCATCGTGGCCTTCGGACCCATGGTTCCGGTGGCGCTCGCCGCGGCCGACGCCGCGGAGGAGGACGGGTACAGCATTGAGGTGGTGGACCTGCGCTCCATCAGCCCCATCGACTTTGACACCGTGGTGGCGTCCGTCGAGAAGACGGGCCGCCTGATCGTCACCCACGAGGCGCCGACGTTCGGCGGCATCGGCGGGGAGATCGCTTCCCGGGTCTCCGAGCGCGCGTTCCTCTCCCTCGAGGCGCCCGTCCTCCGCGTCGGCGGGTTCCACATGCCGTACCCGGTGGCCAAGGTGGAGGAAGACTACCTGCCGGATATCGACAAGCTGCTCGAGGCCCTCGACCGCCTCTTCACCTACTAA
- the pdhA gene encoding pyruvate dehydrogenase (acetyl-transferring) E1 component subunit alpha, with translation MATSAEAAVAGEEQLLQLLDENGQRTEHARLAAYVEDVDAEALRGMYRDMALTRRFDVEATALQRQGQLALWVPCRGQEAAQIGSGLATRAGDYIFPTYREHGVAWTRQVDFAEMLRIFRGVSNGGWDPRENNFHMYTMVLAAQTLHATGYAMGINQDQRGWDAERRAADGDAVVAYFGDGASSEGDVHESMVFAASFDAPIVFFCQNNQWAISVPFEVQSKVPLASRAAGYGFEGLRVDGNDVLACLAATRYALDKARSGRGPVLIEAVTYRMSAHTTADDPTKYRLSTEEESWAPKDPLTRLETYLRQSGQADDAFFEQVAADADEMAAGVRAKAFTFPDPVLADSFNNVYAEAHPLIREESEWFRQYEAGFADNQTGGAR, from the coding sequence ATGGCGACGAGCGCCGAGGCCGCAGTGGCCGGCGAGGAGCAGCTCCTGCAGCTGCTCGATGAGAACGGCCAGCGAACCGAGCACGCGCGCTTGGCTGCGTATGTGGAGGACGTGGACGCCGAGGCGCTCCGCGGGATGTACCGGGACATGGCGTTGACGCGCCGGTTCGACGTCGAGGCCACCGCCTTGCAGCGGCAGGGACAGCTGGCGCTCTGGGTTCCGTGCCGCGGCCAAGAAGCCGCGCAAATCGGCTCCGGCCTCGCCACGCGCGCGGGCGACTACATCTTCCCGACCTACCGAGAGCACGGCGTCGCGTGGACCCGCCAGGTGGACTTTGCTGAGATGCTGCGCATCTTCCGCGGCGTCTCCAACGGCGGGTGGGACCCGCGGGAAAACAACTTCCACATGTACACGATGGTCCTCGCGGCACAGACGCTGCACGCCACCGGCTACGCCATGGGGATCAACCAGGACCAGCGCGGCTGGGACGCCGAACGCCGCGCAGCCGACGGCGACGCCGTCGTGGCCTACTTCGGTGACGGAGCGTCCTCGGAGGGCGACGTCCACGAGTCCATGGTCTTCGCCGCGAGCTTCGACGCGCCGATCGTCTTCTTCTGCCAGAACAACCAGTGGGCCATCTCCGTGCCGTTCGAGGTGCAGTCCAAGGTCCCGCTGGCCTCCCGTGCCGCCGGCTACGGATTCGAGGGGCTGCGGGTGGACGGCAACGACGTCCTGGCCTGTTTGGCCGCCACGCGTTACGCCCTCGACAAGGCCCGCAGCGGCCGCGGCCCCGTGCTGATCGAAGCCGTGACCTACCGCATGAGCGCCCACACGACGGCCGATGACCCCACCAAGTACCGGCTGAGCACGGAGGAGGAGTCCTGGGCGCCCAAGGACCCGCTGACGCGGCTCGAGACCTACCTGCGCCAGAGCGGGCAGGCGGACGACGCCTTCTTCGAGCAGGTGGCTGCCGACGCGGATGAGATGGCCGCCGGCGTTCGCGCGAAGGCGTTCACCTTCCCGGACCCCGTCTTGGCCGATTCCTTCAACAACGTCTACGCCGAGGCGCACCCGCTGATCCGCGAGGAATCCGAGTGGTTCCGCCAGTACGAAGCCGGCTTCGCCGATAACCAGACCGGAGGCGCCCGATGA
- a CDS encoding histidinol-phosphate transaminase — protein sequence MTDFTSPASTDAGEHHPEVATHLQHTPLQANAVQPRPVLDRLPKYAAGKPPAPIEGLTSYKLSSNENPLPPVPAVLDAIREQVGIFRYPDPLSTNLRNALADKLEVPAEDIVTGAGSLGALTQILNTYAGQNEDGTMDEVVYAWRSFEAYPIVVGTAGARAVEVPVLADGRHDLDAMAAAVNERTTVVLLCTPNNPTGPILRTEEVERFIESIPQNVLVVIDEAYTEFIRDDAAVNGIEMYRKYPNVAVLRTFSKAHGLANLRVGYSISRPQITEHLRVIATPFAVSTLAEQAAIASLTHEADVAARVESLVQERERVAAGLRELGWELPETQSNFVWLALGEHAVDFATYAGRHALSVRAFAGEGVRVSIGEVEANDRLLEICRNYPNKPVLSK from the coding sequence ATGACTGATTTCACGAGCCCCGCCTCCACCGACGCGGGCGAGCATCATCCCGAGGTCGCCACGCACCTGCAGCACACCCCGTTGCAGGCCAACGCAGTCCAGCCCCGCCCCGTGCTGGACCGGCTTCCGAAGTACGCCGCTGGCAAGCCGCCGGCGCCGATCGAGGGCCTGACCTCCTACAAGCTCTCCTCTAACGAGAACCCGCTGCCACCGGTCCCCGCCGTGCTGGACGCGATCCGCGAACAGGTTGGGATCTTCCGCTATCCGGACCCGCTCTCCACCAACCTGCGCAACGCGCTCGCCGACAAGCTTGAGGTCCCGGCGGAGGACATCGTGACCGGGGCCGGCTCGCTCGGCGCCCTGACGCAGATCCTCAACACCTACGCGGGGCAGAACGAGGACGGCACCATGGACGAGGTCGTCTATGCGTGGCGCTCCTTCGAGGCCTACCCCATCGTCGTGGGAACCGCGGGGGCCCGCGCCGTTGAGGTGCCCGTTTTGGCCGATGGCCGGCACGACTTGGACGCGATGGCGGCCGCGGTGAACGAGCGCACCACCGTCGTGCTGCTGTGCACCCCCAACAACCCGACCGGCCCCATCCTTCGGACCGAGGAGGTGGAGCGCTTCATCGAATCCATCCCGCAGAACGTGCTGGTGGTCATCGATGAGGCCTACACCGAATTCATCCGCGATGACGCGGCCGTCAACGGCATCGAGATGTATCGCAAGTACCCGAATGTCGCCGTACTCCGCACCTTCTCCAAGGCCCACGGCCTGGCGAACCTGCGCGTGGGCTACTCCATCAGCCGCCCGCAGATCACCGAGCACCTGCGCGTGATCGCCACGCCCTTTGCCGTGTCCACGCTGGCGGAGCAGGCGGCCATCGCCTCGCTCACTCACGAGGCGGACGTGGCGGCCCGCGTCGAATCGTTGGTCCAAGAGCGCGAGCGGGTCGCCGCCGGGCTCCGCGAGCTCGGGTGGGAGCTGCCGGAAACGCAATCGAACTTCGTCTGGCTGGCACTCGGTGAGCACGCGGTGGACTTCGCCACCTATGCTGGCCGCCACGCGCTGTCCGTGCGCGCCTTTGCCGGCGAGGGTGTGCGCGTCAGCATCGGCGAGGTCGAGGCCAACGACCGCCTGTTGGAGATTTGTAGGAACTATCCAAACAAGCCGGTTCTTTCAAAGTAG
- a CDS encoding MFS transporter, with translation MSTTDRTAAPPTTAERAPAALETRPGRWVDHWDAENLHFWESVGRRTANTNLKWSIFCEFLGFVVWQLWSITAVFLPQAGFDLTTGQLFWLISMPSLVGATLRIPYTFMVAKFGGRNWTIVSALLLLIPAVGLALAVSDPTTPFGVLLLLAATAGFGGGNFASSMANITYFYPAREKGWALGLNAAGGNIGAAVAQLVVPIAVTAFAGTALNLPMAGWIWVPFILLAAYGAKKHMHNLSHAKGDLSGAVAALKEKHLWVIAFLYIGTFGSFIGFSAVFPKLIADTFPAFSSFTVFGAALSLSFLGPLVGSLTRPLGGKLADRRGGAPITVAAFAAMALITVAVISTLSLQNFWLFLGLFLLLFTASGIANGSTYKMIPTVFALRSVERNDGVSAERKASAALGLVSAIGAYGGFLIPQALGLSATTTGAYTAAFIGFVSAYVLMMAVTWFCYLRPGTVFARHGV, from the coding sequence ATGAGCACCACTGATCGCACGGCAGCACCGCCCACCACCGCCGAACGCGCCCCGGCCGCGCTGGAGACGCGCCCGGGCCGCTGGGTGGATCACTGGGACGCCGAGAACCTGCACTTTTGGGAGTCAGTGGGCCGGCGCACCGCCAACACCAACCTCAAGTGGTCCATCTTCTGCGAGTTCCTCGGGTTCGTCGTGTGGCAGCTGTGGTCCATCACCGCCGTCTTTCTCCCCCAAGCCGGATTTGACCTGACCACGGGCCAGCTCTTCTGGCTGATCTCCATGCCGTCCCTCGTCGGCGCCACCCTGCGCATCCCCTACACGTTCATGGTCGCCAAGTTCGGCGGTCGCAACTGGACCATCGTCTCGGCGCTCCTGTTGCTCATCCCCGCCGTCGGCCTCGCCCTCGCGGTGAGCGATCCGACGACGCCCTTCGGCGTCCTCCTGCTGCTGGCCGCCACCGCCGGATTCGGCGGCGGCAACTTCGCCTCCTCGATGGCCAACATCACCTACTTTTACCCGGCCCGCGAGAAGGGCTGGGCGCTGGGGCTGAACGCGGCCGGTGGGAACATTGGTGCCGCCGTCGCCCAGCTGGTGGTGCCGATCGCCGTGACGGCGTTCGCCGGTACCGCCCTGAACCTGCCGATGGCCGGCTGGATCTGGGTTCCCTTCATCCTCTTGGCCGCCTACGGCGCCAAGAAGCACATGCACAACCTCTCCCACGCCAAGGGCGACCTCTCCGGCGCCGTCGCCGCGCTCAAGGAGAAGCACCTCTGGGTCATTGCCTTCCTCTACATCGGCACGTTCGGCTCCTTCATTGGGTTCTCGGCGGTGTTCCCCAAGCTCATCGCGGATACCTTCCCCGCTTTCTCCTCCTTCACCGTGTTCGGCGCCGCCCTCTCCCTCTCCTTCCTGGGGCCGCTCGTGGGATCGCTGACCCGCCCGTTGGGCGGCAAGCTCGCGGACCGCCGCGGCGGTGCCCCCATCACCGTGGCCGCCTTCGCCGCCATGGCGCTGATTACCGTCGCCGTGATCTCGACGCTCAGCCTGCAAAACTTCTGGCTCTTCTTGGGCCTGTTCCTGTTGCTCTTCACCGCCAGCGGGATCGCCAACGGCTCCACCTACAAGATGATCCCCACCGTCTTCGCGCTGCGGTCCGTGGAACGGAACGACGGCGTCTCGGCCGAGCGCAAGGCCTCCGCCGCCTTGGGACTCGTCTCCGCGATCGGCGCCTACGGAGGCTTCTTGATCCCGCAGGCCCTGGGCCTCTCCGCCACCACCACGGGCGCCTACACGGCCGCCTTCATCGGGTTCGTCTCCGCCTACGTGCTCATGATGGCCGTGACGTGGTTCTGCTACCTCCGGCCGGGCACCGTCTTCGCCCGCCACGGCGTCTAG